Below is a genomic region from Henckelia pumila isolate YLH828 chromosome 3, ASM3356847v2, whole genome shotgun sequence.
ATCAGAATGAAAGTGTAAACAATTCTTTCAGATGTTCCCATACTTGGCCTGTGTATGGATCGATCGATTAACTGAAATGGAGGGATCGAAATGATTGAAATATCGCGTTGAATGTGATCTTTGACAGCAAAGTAATCGAATGCGAAGTCAAAAGGTTACGACTTGCAAATTTTGATTTGTTCTTATTtagtattatattatatatatatatatatatatggtgagAGGTGATTGGTAGGCTGGCATTTGATTGCGTGTCCCTCCAATATTTATTCATGCTAAACAAATgcacgtgcaacgcacgtgtGTAAGTATAATTATCCGAAATTTGTGGTTTTAATTTCCGtagttataataataataataataataataataataaaattgtcGTAATAATTTTTGTAATTGCAATAATAGCAATAATGTTTAATAGACAAGTAACTAATTATTTGGTTTTAAATTAATAGAACacattttctcttcttttattTAAAAGCAGCAATTGTTTCTTCATCTTTGATCTCTATTTCATTTTTGTCATCATAgatcttcttgtttttttttacgTTCGATTCAAgtgttttttctttcttttgtgcATTAGCTCTTTGTATAGGTTGCTTGAGAATcttttttgatttcttcttttcttgatATTAACATTTGTCGTCGTAGAATCTTCAGGCATATCAACAGCTTCTGCCACAATATTTAATATAcccttgtttattttattttatttatacctTGTCTTCAAGTCCAATGAAATTCTGAATTGTTTATTTAGCAACTCTTCATATCTGTTTTTGGTAAATTCTGCATTGAAAACTTTAATATTAGATGCTATATTACGATAAGTTATTTAGTTAGTTGGAAAAactcttgtttattttattttatttatacctTGTCTTCAAGTCCAATTAAATCTTCAACAAAGCATCCTACAAAAGTTGCTGCAACGTTTCCAAATAATGTTATTCTTGTTGTCTCGTGAGAGTCTTCAATTATGATTGTTATTTTGTACCTGTAAGAAAAGAAGTAAAGTTGACAATTCTAGTTTGATTTAAAATTTGACATGaccatggtttttttttttccgtaTACCTTGGTATGATCGTATTTGGGTATTTAATGCATTTTGAGCAATTTGCGTTGTTATCTTTCTTTTTAGTTGCTTGGAGGCAATAGTCACATGCTTTGTACCATCAACCATGGACTATCTTTGTTCTCAATCTCTTTGATCTTGCTTTGTATAAAGTAATAGTCGTTCTAAGCACAAACAAGAATAATTTATCATGGTCGTTTAGTCTGACCTTTGCTGGTaggtaaaatataaatatatgcaTTGGAGAACTAAttttgtagttttttttttgtatcatTTATTTTAGTAACCAATAATATTGATATTAAGAAATAGTAAATGAAATACCTATGTCAATGTAGTTCGTTTGTTTGCCACATCATCTAGTGTcacttgttttgatttttttattgtctTTGTAATCCAAAGCTCATTTAACTTTTCTTGTTTTTGATCTGCATCCAacctataaatttttttgaataatatttCTGAAGCAGttatttattgaataaattaaattatttgttttgGTTTTTGACATTTTTTGATATGAAATAAAAGAATGGTTGCATGATtgcaatttatttctaaagaaATTAATAAGTTCGCAGTATTGTTCTATTCTAAAATAAAGTTCACCCATAGAAGGTATATATAGAGAAAAGATATAGAACTATGTACCATGTTTGTATTACATTAGATGTATGCATGTATCGCATAATGGGTTAAGAAAGATTGTAGTTGTCGGTTTTGTCTGTAACTCTGGTGTATCAGATTCATTGTTCAAACCAATTCAAAACATAAATAATTTTGGTTAAATAATATTGATGAAAGAAGAAAATAAGATTTTGTATTCCAACATACCCATGAAAGTTTAGATGTTTAGATTGCAAAATGCCACAATTGGATGTTTTGATTCAAGGCGCTTCATCAATTGTCCTTCGTGTATTGCCAAGTCATCCCACATAGTGatagaaatatttttcattctAAACAAAACTATTTAtctgttagatatttataaaaaatattatatatgacaTTTTGTAGTTTAATTTTACGTACCTTATGTTGAGAAGCATAACATGTCTCCTTTAACCTTATGGTTTATCTGATCTTTTGAAATTGCTCAATGGCATGACTTTGTTTAAAACACCGATCACACCTACACACATTTCGTTGTTTTGTTGCAGTTAATATACAtattaaaactatttttaaatgCGAAAAAATGATTTATGTGTGGTGAGACAACTTACGCAAATATTTTTTTCCATTCAGAAGATTGGCTGGGATCGCATCAAATTCCTTGAATTCAAATGTTAGGTGTGACAACTTTAGCAACTGAGGTAGCTCTGCAACTGTGGTACTATTTTGCAAATACAACTCATACTTGGGGTTGACATTTGCATATTTTGGGTTCTATGAATTTGATGACAGGGTTGTATATTATTAAGTCTAGTTGGTTTTCAATAAGTTGTGAAAATTTTCATTGAATCATTGTACCTTGTTTTTTTCCAAATGAAAAGTGAGAAGGATTAGTTTAATTCTGAACATATTGATGaaaactcaaaatgaaataagaTAAAGTAGAAGAATGATAAATGCATAAGccttaattttcaaatttaaaaacaataaatcGAACGTAAATTCAATATGTATAtttgaataataataaataataataattattattatttaaagaaacaaaaaataaaacccAAAAGACAGTaacaatatataaataaataataatatttatcacGGTGAAAACTTTTTTATCTGTAAAATATAGAATTCAATCTATTAAAAGAAACctgtaaattttttaaattaaaaggtggattttttgtaattaataatcatacataataaatctaataaataattataataaaataatctatAAAGATAACTGGTTAATCAATAATacgttaatttatttatttattttttctatttcaATGTAGTAAAATaatacattcaaattcaaataaataaaaaagataacattaatttaaaatattaatcacTAATATTTTAATTGGAAAAAATACTAACAGAGATTATCattgataattaatttttgtccaTTTATTGTGTTGAATATGAGCTAGTTAACCAGAAGTGTTACGTGTTTTCTGTataattgtgaattttttttaaaaattaatatatgatTGCACAAGAAATAAAAACGACAACGAtatcaataatttttatcaatttaGTTTACAATGataaattatgaaaaataaagGAGGATGTTGTCGTAGTATAACAAATGTAAACGGCTACGTACATGCTCGTTGATGAAAATCATCTTTCTCATTGTCTTGTTTGTCGTCTTAGTCGGTGTCTCTTCTCCCTGTCGAATAACGAAACTTTTGACGGCGAGGCGACGCCTCTTTTTTGTTCGTGCAGATCTCCAATTGGTGTGATTTCCATTTTTCCAACACTTAAGTTAATGATTTAAATTACGAATGCGAAGAATGTGGTGAATGGAATATGACGTTTGATGCAATATTTATAAAAGTATATTTGTATCATTATTTTATGATTGGTAAACGAAAAGTTGGGCAGAACAGATAATATTTGAGTCAAAAACTTTAAAAGAGATCATTAACTAATGTTTTTAACGTATTTAATATTTGTCAAATGACACTTAATTTACGCATTGAATCTTGTACTATATATATTAATGCATGTTAATATATGCGCCGcattttgtattaaaaaaactaaaagttGGAGCACAATGGATAATATTTGAATCAATATCTTTAAATGGGATCATTAACTAATGTTTATCTTGTACTTTAGTATTTGCTACAGACTAtgcatttaattaataattaataatttgtaaATTATATACTGACATAATACATATCTATATATTGACTTGTTAATTTATGGGCttcattttttattacattaaattaaattaaattacattaCATGCTTGCAACTAGTGAAtacaatattttgattatttaataAGAATAATGCTAGATTTACAACTAATATatcgtacaacgatatttacaacaattatgtcgtgatattttgttattatctcgtgagattttgatatgatatcgtGAGATATTGCATTCAATGTATCgtgagatttgataaattaaaattttgtattgaattttttgtggtgTAAAAATTGTTGTACAAATTTGGTTGTACATGTAACATTACTCATTTAATAAATAAAcgtaataatataatttaactGTTCGATGTTAGTTTATACAGTACTTATTATGTGAAAATTTGAGTTATTTTTTTATCCGTTCATTGGTTGTTTTTTTGTCTATaacatttaatttatatatatttacttaatttattttttttgtaaatataaataatatataaaattgaaatttcttttaattgAGTTGTTTTTATTATATGCAGAATTTGGATTGTATGCTTGGAAAAGGAAGAAAAGTGAAAAAGAGGAAGAAGAAACGATGAAATGAAGGTAGAATAGGGGCAATAGAAGAGACATTTGTGGGAGAGAATCGTGGTCAAAGAAATATTAGTCAATAAAGCATAATTAATGGTGACATACTGACATAGTAGTGAACAAAGCATAATTAATGATGATATGGTTTAATAATGAATGATGGTGTTggaaaataattaatgaagAGAATGAGGTTAATTAGGACAAATCACAATTCAAATCCATATATTTATAGGGTTATAGATTATAGATTATAGATTCTATTTTGGTGttcttatttttatatatttattaaataataataataataatatatattagaatAATATTAATTCATTCAATACATAAACATCGattgtttacattaattaaataaacatttttttattatatcataagattttgtatttaatgtataatcaaattttaggaaatgaaattttttatttaagaacGTAAATGTAACATCTGTATTATGCTAATCCTTATAATTTACTATTCAACTTTGGAAAAATATGTCGGTTTCATATATTgtttctatttatttttatacgTAATTTTTCTTGCGAATAAAAATCATgggatttaatttttaaataatactctTATAGGCactgtttggtttgagtgataggataagtaatccatagataagtaatataatgtaaattaaaaataaataagaaaaaatagttaatacattatttgatttgatggatatattataatttatttgatttaattgatgtaaaattattaattaataaatagataaataatatgacaaaaataaGGCGAAACTAATTGGGTTaaattatacatagattaataatacatcaaaccaaacaatgcctTATTCGTTTTCAGATGAAAACGAATCTTTCACTTTCATCCTCTTTCTATTGAATTTTATCGTTTAAGTTTTTAAGatgacattaaattttttttccctcGTGATTTTTGTTAATTGTTATTGTTATAAGATGACTTTTGAAATTTCGGTTATATATAAAGTGTTTTCTTATCGCACCTTTTTTTTATTCCATCAATTACACAATTTtcatatttgaaattatttcccAGATATTGGttgtcatatatatatgtattttttgaaaatgtAAAGCTTTCGTAATCATCCAACAAAGAGATCATTGTTTACAATATCAGTTGATTCAGTTCTATACAGAGGTagtgaataaaaaaattatagaacTTTGATTAATAGAAAGGGCACGTGCAGCCAAACATGAGCTACCTTGTTCGCATTTCGCAGATAAAGTTGAAACAAAATCTCATGATGATTTGAGAGACAatgtgaatttgattgatcaaaGGAGTCTCCAATGCTCACGAATACAAATGATTGATAGCCTGAGTTACCAATTATTTTGATCAATGGAGATAACTCAAGTATTAAACTTTTTATGGTTAAAAACTTAAAAGGTTCCAGGTAATTGCCGTCACGAAAATCATTTCTATGGTGTATGAGAAGATGAATATAAACAACCCAACTAAAAATAGATGTGAAATATGTGTTCCACCCACACTCATGACTCAACGTGATGAAAGAAAAACAAAGGTGGTGGAAACTCTAATGTGAGCGTTCGTATTGGTAAAATAagtaaattttcacaaataatcaagttttttttttctaacacCACCTTTTTGAACGAGTCACTCGCACATAATTTGTTCAGTATGATTTACTTGATAAATTAGTTCATAAGTTATTATGTCATTCTCAAAATTATTTCGAAAGTTTTGTCACCGAAAAATAATCTTGCATATTCTCAAAGTgctaaaagataataaaaacaaaGGTGGTGGAAGGTAATTTGACAACTCCCGGAAGATTCCCGAAACAGAAAAGAAATCGAAAAGAAGCTTTTGTCTGAACTCAGAAACCCAACCTGGATTTGGACCCACCAAGTCGCTCGAATTCCCCGTTAATTCTTGTATCACGTATATTAATTCGAGATGCTCTATTTTCTTGATTTGGTTTATAATGACTTGCAAACGAAACAGGGCCTTGATTAATGAATTAAATCTATTGTCAATTTGAGGAGCGGTGTAGGATAGGCCAAATCTTGTTGCGACCCTTAAAAGGTCTGGCACAGAAGAAGGTATCCAATGGTTATCTGAAAAAACTGGGTTCCTCTCTGAGGGAGAGATGGCGGAGCTCTGTTTGATGGCCTCGCATGGCTTCCCTCTTGATTTGGGGGTGGCGTTGCATTCAGAACCTGGCTTTAACAGGTTCTCAAAGGTATAATAGAGTCTGAGTTTGTTTTGTACAAGGTTTCTCCTATGTTTCAAGATTGGGATTTTTGCTTGTCGTGTGATATTTTTCCAGAATTGAACTCCATGCTCGTCCTCTCTTGGGTTGGTAGCATCAAGAAATTTCATAGGAAAGTCAAAAAGAAATTGTTCCCATGATTTCTTGAATGATTGTGTTTTGGTGTTGTGGACTATTTGAACCAAATGAATGACGGCTGTGATTCTATTATAATGATATCTTGGTGTTTGCATCATTCTCCTGCAAAAAAAGAAAAGTTGTGATTTGGTTCTTCACTTGATTCGTGAACGAAAATTGGACGTTTGTTGATTGGTGTCCTATGTAGTGTATAGTTTTTGTGTTCCTCTAGTGCTGTGCTGAGCTTCTCTTTTGTTTCCCATCAGGGCTCGAATCAAGTTCGGTTTAGCTCCCGCTCCTTTGATTTAAGCCTGCACCAGAAAGAGGATTGGAATTTTACCAGTGGATTGTTAGACCGGAGTAACTTGATCACACTGGACTCAACATTTAGAAGGCCTGCTGGCATTCAAGGTTCACCACTGACTCATTTTCTCCTTTTCATTTGAATATCTGTTACGTTTCAACCAAATATacagtaatatatatatgtttctctACTTGTGTATTTTGATGTACGCAGTGTCTCTAGAATGGTAGGGAGGAGTTAATCGCCCCTCAGGAATATTGATCGAGTTTTTTAAAAACCTTGTAGGACTACTGAACATCTAGATTtatattatgatcatcatgatgcATGGTTGTTACTTCCCAAATTCAGACCCGATAATTAACCTTAATAACTTGCAACTCATGGGGATTCAAactcaaaacaatttaatatgTTACAAACTTTAGGACATATTTTTGGTTCAGTGGCGTTGCTTGTTCTTACAGAATATATTTAGTTGAGAATTCAGTGATGCTGAAGTATATATCCTTACactatgtgttttttttttaaatttttccgCGCAACCAGGCTTTGAACCTTCTGGCTTTGGGATTGCCGATAAATGTAACAGTCAAGAAAAGATCTTGAAATTACTTGCCTCTGGATCAATGGGAGTAGAAAATGGTTCACTTGATATGTCGTCTATGATCCACGATTTGATGGGGCACCTAGATTTTGCACCATTTACTCAGCAGTCACTTATATATCCAACCAGGGAAGTCTACTTCAATGAACCCTCCGTGGAATATTCGTGTAATTCTGATGGTCAACTACAGAATTATTTTGGGAATGAGATGAATGATGTATTTAAGGAAATATCTGGCCTTTACTCATCGAAAAATACGAATAAATCCAGTAAGCAGACTATGCTGGTCCCTTTCTTTGAAAGGTATTAGCTTTATTTGTTTCATTGAGCACTTGACTGTTTTAATGAAATTGCTTGTCCCAGGAACCtcactattttttttatcttgtttaCCAGGCGGAAAAGAGCACAAGCCAGCACTACAGCATCCAATCTTCTTACTGAAAAAGCAGGAGTTTTGAAGAGGTATGACACTGCTTTCAAATGTATGTTATAAAGAAGCATTTCAGTTACCGTCCGTTCCCTGACGCATAATTTATGCTCTCTTTGACTCCAGTCACTCCACCGTAAAGATCACTGTTTACATGCATTTATAAACTTAAACCTCAGTGGTGTCTTGCTGAAGTCTTCTcggtttttcataaaataaaccTCCATCTACTTTGCATATTTCTATTCGAATTTTTCTTAACAAGTTTGTATCATCTTCGATCTGAATTTCTTAAGGTTGAGATGTGAAATTCTCCTGTGCAAAACTGTGTTTTGgcctttattttgtatgtgcaAAGGTGTGTGCCTGCCACTTGCACAACACTAAACTACCAGCCATCTTAATCTAGTATTGTTCTATAATTGAACAAATTTTGCACCTAatgttataaattttttagCAGCCACGAAAAAGTGAGCAGAAAGGCATCAGAGAAGAAGAAGAGCACTACAAGAACCATTAAAGAGAGGGAAAAGAGCTACCTTCACATGTGTGAAATTCTTTTGTCCATTCTTGTCAACAAAGAGCAGAAGCAGACCAAAAACACTATCCACTCTTTGAAGAAATCCAGTCCCCGGCTTCCCGCGATGCTAACCCAATGCTCCGCAACCATTGCTGGTGCTGGCATTGCTGTCGTTTTATCAGTACTCTGCCGTGTAGCTTGTAATAGTGTACCCTTTTGTGCATCTAAGATTCTGAGCACTGTATTGGGGTTGGGGCTTATTTCTCTCTCGTGGGCTGTACATAAACTGAGAGATACGGTGGTTTCTATCAGAAAAACTTCTGGCAAGATGGGAGAAAAAGAAGGGGAAATGATGAATTGCTTGGAGAGAAATATGAAGGATATATACTATCGTGGGGGGGCCTTGATGGTTGTTGCAGTTCTGAGGTTGGTCTGATTAATGTTTGCGAGCGGACGATGCTTCACACGACGTTGCATACACATTGTTGGGACATTCTTCGTAGTCTCAAGATTGGAATTGTAATTCAGGAAGTTACATTTGTTTCTGGAAATTCAGTCCGAGGGGGAAGCAGTCCCCCCTTGTGAAAATCTTTATATCTAGACTCTAGcgaaaacatggaaataatttAATGGGCAATGAAAAAGGAAGATGTCATTGTAAAAATGACCAAAAGTAACATTAATATAAACTACATTGACGGTGAGAGAAACATCcctgatttaattaaaaaatatatatctaggAAAAACAAGGAAACACGCAGAGGGTAATTAAGAAAAACCTGGTGTTTCGTCAAAATGATTAAAACGAATATTGATACAAACTATTAGTTCTTTTATTACGTTTGCAGAAATTCTAATATTCATAAATACAACGCATGATGTTGAATTAGGGAATTGAATTATTTAATACGCATATTTGAcgtgaataaaaatttaaattgtgtAAAGAGAGGCCTTTTTAATGATATTCtagaacaataaaaaaaaaaaaaaaaacaaagaaccCCATAAAACCTAGAGTAAACCGGGACGCATTTCACACCCGAAAGGGAATGTTTTCTTACTTTTGAggagtattattattattatagactAAAAACACAGGATTTTCTAGTACTGACAAATAGGGCCGTTCCAGCACCATTGTGGCAGGAAAAAGCACAGTTAATTAATACGAGGACGCAGCctcaaaacaaaattaattattgatgaTACACGAAGAAAACTACAGAAAAATAGACAAGAATTTTGTGGACTAATGAGTCGCTGCAAAATCACTTGTGTGCTCTTCTCCTAAATATTATCAAACGCACCTTACAAATAAGGGCATCAAACCATTTTGCATTAAAGCCGAAGGATATTCGTAATCAAAGGCAGAACAAATGGCGAACTACGGGTGAAAGGAGGCAAGCCAGGCAACACTGTGTTGGTTTCAAGTTCAACTCATAACTTTTGAAACAACTCCAGCACCAACTGTGCGACCACCCTCTCTCAGGGCAAATCTTTGGCCTGTCAATTTTGGAAAGAAATGGTTAAGTTCTGGAATAGCAAATTGACTTAgtaaataactaaataaccAGAAGAACAGTGCCTATCACCACTCGAATCTCTCTAGTTTGTCCCACCATAATCAAAGAGagattcaaaatcacaaagtattTAGTGATTCCACATAATATATACTTCACGTACAAAAGAAAATCAAGTATCACAATTGTTAAAAAAACTCGAGGGTTGTTCAAAACCAAATAAGGTACATAATATAATAACAGCTGAAAGTATGCACCTTTTCTCAGATAACCTAAATTGAAAACCAGAATCAAGCTAGAGTTGAAATCTTATTTATTTAGATTCAGATTGTCCACAATATCaccaaaaataatatcaattgAAGGCATCATGGATATTAGCATCTATTGTTTCTCCCTTTCTCTGGTTGAATTGAATAAAAGACTATCAAAATAAATAGCACCAGCAACAAGGAATGCCTCGAGACAAGTGACAGAAATGGCTTAAACAAGAGAGGAAAAGCATCGCATGATAAAGACGTGTGAAATAGAGAAATAAGGCAATGTCCAAAAAAAAACCCACAGATAATAACAATGGAGGCATCAGAAGATTATACTGATCCAGgaggttaaatgattttataattgaattcGAGACTCAAAAAAGAATTAGATTACTTTCTCAATAGGTAAACGAAGACGGGAACCAACTGGAAAGCGACAACACACAGTAAGTTAAAGCTTAGTTGGATCAGAAAATGGCCACCCAGCAAAACATATAATCCTATGTACCTGCTTCAAGAGGAACTGGGTAGATAAGCTCGAAAACAGCAGTCACATTGTCCCCGGGCATAACCATCTTCACATTTTCCGGCAACTCGACTTTACCAGTGACGTCAGCCGTCCTCAAGTAGAATTGAGGTCTATAATTCGAAAAGAAAGCGGTATGACGACCGCCTTCCTCTTTTGTGAGGACATATATTTCTGCCTCAAATCTTGTGTAGGTTTTGAGAGTATTGGGTTTTGCAATCACCTGCATAAAACGAACCAAAGAAACAAAGAAATAATATCCCCAACGCATCCTGCAGATGCATTTAAAGCAttcatttgaaagaatatttatGTACACAAACTGTAAATCAAGCTGTTATGCATCCAATTACAGTTAATTGTTTAACCAGGCGATAAGAAAAGTGACAATACAACTTTATTGATTCCTGAATTATCGCATACGAACAAAGGTGGTGCACCCAATAAGAGTGAttggaataaataaataaccgaAAGAAACATCCCAGTGAGTGCACTAACCATTCCTCGTTGGACATCATCACGTTTCAAGCCACGCAATAGCAGACCCACATTGTCGCCGGCCTAAAACAAAAACGAAATGATTGTAACAGCTGCAGCATAAACATCATTATCACGTGCAGAAATTAATCTTTTACCTGACCAAAATCCAAAGTCTTCTTGAACATCTCTACACCTGTTGCCGTAGTTTTGATTTTGTTCTGTAGCAGAAAGAGATATGGCATTAGTGTACCAGTAAAAAAACAAAGCAGTAGAATCTGTTAATGCTAGCTCACAACACAAGCGGAGAAGTCTAAACCAACAGAAGGGTTGTTCCACAGGATAATTTGATTGCCGAAGAGCAATCTAATCCTTCATGAAAACTAATCCAACTTGTGTGTATGTGCTCCAAGTTTAATAAAACAACATTACGACTATATAGTCGTCATTCGATCACAAAGAAATAACTACAAACTTCCAGTGGAAAACTAC
It encodes:
- the LOC140891772 gene encoding uncharacterized protein isoform X2, whose translation is MAELCLMASHGFPLDLGVALHSEPGFNRFSKGSNQVRFSSRSFDLSLHQKEDWNFTSGLLDRSNLITLDSTFRRPAGIQGFEPSGFGIADKCNSQEKILKLLASGSMGVENGSLDMSSMIHDLMGHLDFAPFTQQSLIYPTREVYFNEPSVEYSCNSDGQLQNYFGNEMNDVFKEISGLYSSKNTNKSSKQTMLVPFFERRKRAQASTTASNLLTEKAGVLKSHEKVSRKASEKKKSTTRTIKEREKSYLHMCEILLSILVNKEQKQTKNTIHSLKKSSPRLPAMLTQCSATIAGAGIAVVLSVLCRVACNSVPFCASKILSTVLGLGLISLSWAVHKLRDTVVSIRKTSGKMGEKEGEMMNCLERNMKDIYYRGGALMVVAVLRLV
- the LOC140891772 gene encoding uncharacterized protein isoform X1; this encodes MAELCLMASHGFPLDLGVALHSEPGFNRFSKGSNQVRFSSRSFDLSLHQKEDWNFTSGLLDRSNLITLDSTFRRPAGIQGFEPSGFGIADKCNSQEKILKLLASGSMGVENGSLDMSSMIHDLMGHLDFAPFTQQSLIYPTREVYFNEPSVEYSCNSDGQLQNYFGNEMNDVFKEISGLYSSKNTNKSSKQTMLVPFFERRKRAQASTTASNLLTEKAGVLKSSHEKVSRKASEKKKSTTRTIKEREKSYLHMCEILLSILVNKEQKQTKNTIHSLKKSSPRLPAMLTQCSATIAGAGIAVVLSVLCRVACNSVPFCASKILSTVLGLGLISLSWAVHKLRDTVVSIRKTSGKMGEKEGEMMNCLERNMKDIYYRGGALMVVAVLRLV